The region GTTCAATAGAAAAAAAAGCGATAAAAGGAGTACTAGTAACTCCTGATTTTAAAGAGCTACGCGATGGAAAGTTAAAGACTATTAGCTTTTATGCGAAAAAAGCGAGAGGGCTTATGGTTCGTTATATTATTGATAATAATATAAATGACATAGATGGTCTTAAGAAGTTCAATGTAGAAGGTTACGCATGGAGTGAGGCTGATTCTAAAGGAAATAATTTAGTATTTACAAGATAAAATTTATATACCACCAAAATAAAAGTATGGAAACAGTACATTATATTTCTTCTGATGTGTTTACAATTGAAAAATTGCAAGAGATTATAACAGAGGGGAAAAAGATACAACTATCTGAAGAGGCGAGAGCTAATATTGTTAATTGTCGCATGTATTTAGATGAAAAAATGGCTAAGCAGGAAGTTCCTATTTATGGAATTAACACAGGTTTTGGTTCGCTGTGTAATGTGAAAATTGACAATGAGAATTTATCTCAGTTACAAGAGAACTTAATGAAGTCTCATGCTTGTGGAACTGGAGAGATTGTACCAGAGCAGATTGTTAAGATTATGCTATTATTGAAAGTGAAGTCATTGAGTTATGGTAACTCAGGTGTTCAGCTAGAGACTGTAGAGCGCTTAATGGACTTCTTTAATAATGATGTTTTACCAGTTGTTTATAATCAAGGCTCTTTAGGAGCTTCAGGAGATTTATCTCCACTGGCACACTTAACACTGCCGTTAATCGGTGAAGGAGAGGTGTTCTGTGATGGATTTAGACAACCTGCTAGTAAGGTTTTGGCTAACTTTAATTGGGAGCCAATTAAGCTTAAATCAAAAGAAGGTTTAGCGTTATTAAATGGAACTCAGTTTATGAGTGCTTATGGATGTTATATTCTTTTAAAGGCTAAGAAATTATCTTATTTGGCTGATGTTATTGGAGCTATTTCTCTAGAGGGATTTGACGGAAGAATAGAGCCTTTTAATGAGTTAATCCATTATGTAAGACCTCATAAAGGACAAATAGAAACAGCACAATTCTTCAATGAAATATTAGAAGGTTCTGAATTAATAAGCCGTTCTAAAGAACATGTGCAAGATCCATATTCATTTAGATGTATTCCACAAGTGCACGGAGCCTCTAAAGATGCGTTAGATTATGTTAATCGCGTGTTTAAGACAGAGATAAATTCAGTTACTGATAACCCAAATATCTTTTATAAAGATGATATCATTGTTTCGGGAGGTAATTTTCATGGACAACCATTGGCTTTAGCATTAGATTTCTTAGGAATTGCGTTAGCGGAGTTAGGAAGTATATCAGAACGTCGTACGTATCAGTTAATTTCAGGATTAAGAGGTTTGCCTGCTTTCTTAGTGTCAAATCCAGGATTAAATTCAGGATTTATGATTCCTCAGTATACAGCAGCAAGTATTGTAAGTCAAAACAAACAATTAGCAACACCAGCAAGTGTAGATAGTATTGTCTCTAGTAATGGACAAGAAGATCACGTGAGTATGGGCGCTAATGGAG is a window of Myroides oncorhynchi DNA encoding:
- the hutH gene encoding histidine ammonia-lyase, translating into METVHYISSDVFTIEKLQEIITEGKKIQLSEEARANIVNCRMYLDEKMAKQEVPIYGINTGFGSLCNVKIDNENLSQLQENLMKSHACGTGEIVPEQIVKIMLLLKVKSLSYGNSGVQLETVERLMDFFNNDVLPVVYNQGSLGASGDLSPLAHLTLPLIGEGEVFCDGFRQPASKVLANFNWEPIKLKSKEGLALLNGTQFMSAYGCYILLKAKKLSYLADVIGAISLEGFDGRIEPFNELIHYVRPHKGQIETAQFFNEILEGSELISRSKEHVQDPYSFRCIPQVHGASKDALDYVNRVFKTEINSVTDNPNIFYKDDIIVSGGNFHGQPLALALDFLGIALAELGSISERRTYQLISGLRGLPAFLVSNPGLNSGFMIPQYTAASIVSQNKQLATPASVDSIVSSNGQEDHVSMGANGATKALRIVDNLERILAIELMNATQALEFRRPAKSSEFIESFVKIYREEVSFVDVDRILHYDIEKSIVFLNSFQIEIEG